A single window of Debaryomyces hansenii CBS767 chromosome F complete sequence DNA harbors:
- a CDS encoding DEHA2F03916p (no similarity), which yields MQCLHISLVICTSLRINTLLHYVREYMEPKSAILKFPNTLCSLKRDFLSPKQIVGFQALARFSMTKHIDHFYFMVFM from the coding sequence ATGCAGTGTTTACATATTTCACTAGTCATCTGTACTTCTCTCCGGATAAATACCTTGTTGCATTATGTCCGAGAATACATGGAGCCAAAATCGGCAATCTTGAAATTTCCCAACACGTTATGTTCGTTAAAAAGAGACTTCTTAAGCCCGAAACAAATCGTTGGGTTTCAAGCATTGGCCCGTTTCTCAATGACCAAGCACATCGACCATTTCTATTTCATGGTGTTTATGTGA
- a CDS encoding DEHA2F03960p (highly similar to uniprot|P23254 Saccharomyces cerevisiae YPR074C TKL1 Transketolase 1) produces MSQDLDQLAISTIRLLSVDSVDKAQSGHPGAPLGLAPAAHAVWQKMKFNPKDTNWINRDRFILSNGHACALLYSLLVLYGYDLTVEDLKQFRQLNSKTPGHPEALDVPGCEVTTGPLGQGISNAVGLAMAQKQFGATYNKPDHKISDSYTYAFLGDGCLMEGVASETCSLAGHLQLNNLIAFWDDNHISIDGNTNVAFTEDVMLRFKAYGWHLIEIAEGDTDLDAIAKAIDEAKKVEDKPTLIRLTTTIGFGSLAQGTHGVHGAPLKADDIKQLKESMGFNPEETFVIPKEVTDYLKKHVEENQKVQEDWKKLFESYKQKYPELGAELQRRLDGKLPENWSDALPTYSPSDSAVATRKLSETVLTKILPVIPEIIGGSADLTGSNLTRAAGSVDFQPPATGLGDYSGRYIRYGVREHGMGAIMNGIAAFGANYKNYGGTFLNFVSYGAGAVRLSALSHHPVIWVATHDSIGLGEDGPTHQPIETLAHLRAIPNLSVWRPADGNETSAAYLQAIESTSTPSIIALTRQNLPQLEGSSIEKAAKGGYTLVKQDKPDVIIVSSGSEVSISADAAKKLESEGFKAGVVSMPDFLTFDKQPLDYRLSVLPDGVPIMSVEVMSSFGWSKYSHEQFGLNRFGASGKGPEIYKFFEFTPEGVADRAAKTIQFYKGKPLLSPLNRAF; encoded by the coding sequence ATGTCCCAAGATCTTGATCAATTAGCTATTAGTACTATCCGTTTGTTATCGGTAGATTCAGTCGATAAGGCCCAATCTGGTCACCCTGGTGCTCCATTAGGTTTGGCTCCAGCAGCCCACGCTGTGTGGCAAAAAATGAAGTTCAACCCAAAGGACACCAATTGGATCAACAGAGATAGATTTATCTTATCCAATGGTCATGCCTGTGCTTTATTATACTCCTTATTGGTGTTGTACGGTTACGATTTGACTGTTGAAGACTTGAAGCAATTCAGACAATTGAACTCCAAGACTCCAGGTCACCCTGAAGCTTTGGATGTTCCAGGGTGTGAAGTGACCACTGGTCCATTAGGTCAAGGTATTTCCAATGCTGTTGGTTTGGCCATGGCCCAAAAGCAATTTGGTGCTACCTACAACAAGCCAGACCACAAGATCTCCGACAGTTACACTTATGCTTTCTTAGGTGACGGTTGTTTGATGGAAGGTGTTGCTTCTGAAACCTGTTCTTTAGCCGGTCACTTGcaattgaataacttgATTGCTTTCTGGGATGATAACCATATCTCTATTGATGGTAACACTAATGTTGCTTTCACCGAAGATGTTATGCTCAGATTCAAGGCTTACGGATGGCACTTAATTGAAATCGCCGAGGGTGACACTGACTTGGATGCCATTGCTAAGGCTATCGATGAAGCTAAGAAGGTTGAAGACAAGCCAACTTTGATCAGATTAACCACCACAATTGGTTTCGGTTCTTTAGCACAAGGTACCCACGGTGTCCACGGTGCTCCATTGAAGGCTGATGACATCAAGCAATTGAAGGAAAGTATGGGCTTCAACCCAGAAGAAACCTTCGTTATTCCAAAGGAAGTTACCGACTACTTGAAGAAACACGTTGAAGAAAACCAAAAGGTCCAAGAAGACTGGAAGAAGTTATTTGAATCATACAAGCAAAAGTACCCAGAATTAGGTGCTGAATTGCAACGTCGTCTTGACGGTAAGTTACCAGAAAACTGGTCCGACGCTTTGCCAACCTACTCTCCTTCTGACAGCGCTGTTGCTACCAGAAAGTTATCCGAAACTGTATTAACCAAAATCTTACCAGTTATTCCTGAAATTATCGGTGGTTCTGCTGATTTGACTGGTTCTAACTTAACCAGAGCCGCTGGTTCTGTTGATTTTCAACCACCTGCCACTGGCTTAGGTGACTATTCTGGTAGATACATCAGATACGGTGTTAGAGAACACGGTATGGGTGCTATCATGAACGGTATTGCTGCATTCGGTGCCAACTACAAGAACTACGGTGGTACTTTCTTGAACTTCGTTTCCTATGGTGCTGGTGCCGTCAGATTGTCTGCTTTATCTCACCATCCAGTTATCTGGGTTGCTACCCACGATTCCATCGGTTTAGGTGAAGATGGTCCAACCCATCAACCTATCGAAACTTTAGCTCACCTCAGAGCTATTCCAAACTTATCTGTCTGGAGACCAGCTGATGGTAATGAAACTTCTGCTGCTTACTTACAAGCTATTGAATCTACTTCTACTCCTTCAATTATTGCTTTAACTAGACAAAACTTACCTCAATTAGAAGGTTCATCTATTGAAAAGGCTGCTAAGGGTGGTTACACTTTAGTTAAGCAAGATAAGCCAGATGTCATCATTGTCTCTTCCGGTTCCGAAGTCTCTATTTCTGCTGATGCTGCTAAGAAATTAGAATCTGAAGGTTTCAAGGCTGGTGTTGTCTCCATGCCAGATTTCTTAACCTTCGATAAGCAACCATTAGACTACCGTTTATCTGTTTTACCAGATGGTGTCCCAATCATGTCCGTCGAAGTTATGTCCTCGTTCGGATGGTCTAAATACTCTCATGAACAATTTGGTTTGAACAGATTCGGTGCTTCCGGTAAGGGTCCAGAAATTTAcaaattcttcgaattcacCCCAGAAGGTGTTGCTGATAGAGCCGCCAAGACTATTCAATTTTACAAGGGTAAGCCATTATTATCTCCATTAAACAGAGCTTTTTAA
- a CDS encoding DEHA2F03894p (similar to uniprot|Q08826 Saccharomyces cerevisiae YOR357C GRD19 Sorting nexin required to maintain late-Golgi resident enzymes in their proper location by recycling molecules from the prevacuolar compartment) — protein MSKPFQSINDVINTTSKHKQQSFNELYGEPENFLEIEVRNPQTHYGKELFTDYEIICRTNIPAFKKRNSRVRRRYSDFVIFRKLLEQETTRVIIPPLPGKILLNSNKFNDLNIEKRRQGLEKFISIVSGHPLLQTGSKTLIEFIQSDKWEPRGYY, from the exons ATGTCAAAGCCATTTCAATCGATAAACGATGTAATCAATACAACATCTAAACATAAGCAACAGtcattcaatgaattatacGGAGAACCCGAAAACTTTTTAGAAATTGAG GTACGAAATCCACAAACACATTATGGAAAAGAGCTCTTTACTGATTATGAAATCATATGTCGA ACCAATATACCAGCATTCAAAAAGCGTAACAGCAGAGTACGGAGAAGATATTCTGATTTTGTCATATTCAGAAAGCTTTTGGAACAAGAAACTACTAGAGTTATAATACCGCCATTACCGGGGAAGATATTGCTTAATTCCAATAAGTTTAACGACCTTAATATTGAGAAAAGAAGACAAGGTTTAGAAAAATTCATATCGATTGTTAGCGGGCATCCGTTGCTACAAACAGGGTCTAAGACattaattgaattcattcaatCCGATAAATGGGAGCCAAGAGGCTACTActaa
- a CDS encoding DEHA2F03872p (similar to uniprot|P21147 Saccharomyces cerevisiae YGL055W OLE1 Fatty acid desaturase required for monounsaturated fatty acid synthesis and for normal distribution of mitochondria and highly similar to CA3921|CaOLE1 Candida albicans CaOLE1), with protein sequence MSDKVEVADVTSLNALAAGTNKKNPRVVAAGLGGRLMGTKSLVDVTADEITKDSESSLAEKDRKDKEKWTKMTHISDQPWTWSNWSEHINWLNLILVVLVPTVGFVCALRHPPQLKTAVMGVILYILSGLSITAGYHRLYSHKAYDAAVPVKIFFALFGAGAVEGSIKWWGHSHRVHHRYTDTARDPYDARQGLWYSHMGWLLIKANPKNRARADISDLTGDWVVNFQHRHYLVIMIFMALVLPTLIAGLGWGDYWGGFVYGGIIRSFFIQQATFAINSLAHWIGSQPFDDRRTPRDNVITALVTFGEGYHNFHHEFPSDYRNALIWYQYDPTKITIWVLSKLGLAWGLKTFSQNAIEQGLIQQQQKKLDRMKSKLEWGTMLNELPLMDKEEFTARAKKDGLILISGIVHDVKQFIKQHPGGQALIRVSLGKDATKAFNGMVYAHSNAAHNMLANMRIAILKDHAVNGNTFDLQQEFLDKEKVN encoded by the coding sequence ATGTCAGATAAAGTTGAAGTAGCGGACGTTACGTCGCTTAATGCTTTAGCAGCAGGTACTAATAAGAAAAACCCAAGAGTTGTCGCAGCTGGTTTGGGTGGACGTTTGATGGGTACCAAGTCATTGGTGGATGTCACCGCAGACGAAATCACCAAGGACTCTGAACTGTCGTTGGCAGAAAAGGATAGAAAAGACAAGGAAAAGTGGACCAAAATGACCCATATTTCGGACCAGCCATGGACTTGGTCAAATTGGTCGGAACACATTAACtggttgaatttgattttggtaGTTCTTGTTCCTACCGTTGGGTTTGTGTGTGCATTGAGACACCCACCACAACTTAAGACGGCAGTAATGGGAGTGATACTTTACATTTTGTCGGGTTTGTCGATCACGGCTGGATACCATAGATTGTACTCTCACAAGGCGTACGACGCAGCAGTACCAGTCAAGATTTTCTTTGCTCTTTTTGGTGCAGGTGCGGTTGAAGGTTCCATTAAATGGTGGGGCCACTCGCACAGAGTGCACCACAGATACACCGATACCGCTAGAGATCCATATGATGCCAGACAAGGGTTATGGTACTCGCACATGGGATGGTTGTTGATTAAGGCCAACCCTAAGAACAGAGCCAGAGCGGATATTTCTGACTTGACCGGTGACTGGGTGGTTAACTTCCAACACCGTCATTATCTcgtaataatgattttcaTGGCCCTTGTGCTTCCAACTTTGATTGCTGGATTAGGATGGGGTGATTATTGGGGTGGATTCGTCTACGGAGGAATCATCAGAtctttcttcattcaaCAAGCCACATTTGCTATCAATTCGTTAGCACACTGGATTGGAAGTCAACCATTCGACGATAGAAGAACCCCTAGAGATAATGTTATCACTGCATTGGTCACCTTTGGTGAAGGTTACCACAACTTCCACCACGAATTCCCATCGGATTACCGTAATGCTTTAATATGGTACCAATATGATCCAACTAAGATCACCATTTGGGTGTTATCCAAGTTGGGATTAGCATGGGGTTTAAAGACATTTTCTCAAAATGCCATTGAACAAGGTTTGATCCAACAGCAACAAAAGAAGTTGGACAGAATGAAGTCCAAGTTGGAATGGGGTACCATGCTTAATGAATTGCCTCTTATGGATAAGGAAGAGTTTACTGCAAGAGCTAAGAAGGATGGCTTGATTCTTATTTCTGGTATTGTTCACGACGTTAAGCAATTCATCAAGCAACATCCTGGTGGTCAAGCATTGATTAGAGTCTCATTGGGTAAGGATGCCACTAAGGCTTTCAACGGTATGGTCTACGCCCATTCTAATGCTGCCCACAATATGTTGGCGAACATGAGAATCGCCATTCTTAAGGACCACGCCGTTAACGGTAATACCTTCGACCTCCAACAAGAATTccttgataaagaaaaggtTAACTGA
- a CDS encoding DEHA2F03938p (similar to uniprot|P00331 Saccharomyces cerevisiae YMR303C ADH2 Glucose-repressible alcohol dehydrogenase II involved in the production of certain carboxylate esters) codes for MSIPKTQKAIIFETSGGELKYADIAVPKPKPNEILINVKFSGVCHTDLHAWKGDWPLPTKLPLVGGHEGAGEVVAIGENVQGWEIGDLAGIKWINGTCLNCEFCQNSNESNCAKADMSGYTHDGTFQQYATADAVHAARIPKGTDLASVSPILCAGITVYKALKTSGAKPGQWVAISGAAGGLGSLALQYAKAMGFRVLAVDGGDKGEFVKSLGAESYVDFTKSKDVVKEISETTGGGPHAVINVSVSVAAMNQSTEYVRSCGTVVLVGLPHAKLEAGIFNTVVKCVSIKGSYVGNRADSAEAIDFFARGLIKCPIKVVGLSELASIYKLMEEGKILGRYVVDTSK; via the coding sequence atgtCCATTCCAAAAACTCAAAAAGCTATTATCTTCGAAACCTCCGGTGgtgaattgaaatatgcTGATATTGCGGTTCCAAAGCCAAAACCTAACGAAATTTTAATCAATGTTAAGTTCTCTGGGGTCTGTCATACTGACCTCCATGCATGGAAAGGAGACTGGCCTTTACCAACTAAATTGCCTTTGGTAGGTGGACATGAAGGTGCGGGTGAAGTTGTTGCCATTGGTGAAAATGTCCAAGGATGGGAAATCGGTGATTTAGCAGGTATCAAATGGATCAATGGTACCTGTTTGAATTGTGAATTCTGTCAAAACTCCAATGAATCCAACTGTGCCAAAGCTGATATGTCTGGATACACCCATGACGGTACTTTCCAACAATACGCCACTGCCGATGCTGTTCATGCTGCTAGAATTCCAAAAGGAACCGACTTAGCTTCAGTTTCTCCAATTTTATGTGCTGGTATTACTGTTTACAAAGCTTTAAAGACTTCCGGTGCAAAGCCAGGTCAATGGGTTGCAATTTCTGGTGCAGCTGGTGGTTTAGGTTCCTTAGCGCTTCAATACGCTAAGGCCATGGGTTTCAGAGTTTTAGCAGTTGATGGGGGCGATAAGGGAGAGTTCGTCAAGTCCTTAGGTGCTGAATCCTATGTTGACTTTACCAAAAGTAAGGACGTTGTTAAGGAAATTCTGGAAACCACTGGTGGAGGTCCTCACGCTGTTATCAACGTTTCTGTCTCAGTCGCTGCCATGAACCAATCGACTGAATATGTTAGATCTTGTGGTACTGTTGTCTTAGTAGGTTTACCACATGCTAAGCTTGAAGCTGGTATCTTCAACACTGTTGTTAAATGTGTTTCTATCAAGGGTTCTTATGTGGGTAACAGGGCTGATTCTGCTGAAGCAATTGACTTCTTTGCAAGAGGCCTTATTAAATGCCCAATTAAGGTTGTTGGTTTATCTGAATTGGCTAGTATCTATAAATTGATGGAAGAAGGTAAGATTTTAGGTAGATACGTCGTTGATACCtcaaaatga